Within the Candidatus Ruthia endofausta genome, the region CATATCAGTTTTGCCACCCAATTGGCTTTTTAACAAACCCATTAACTTGCCCATGTCTTGCATAGAAGACGCGCCGATATCAGCAATTACTTTATTAATGGCAGCATTCACTTCAACATCTGATAATTGTTCTGGCATATAATTATTAATAACAACCAACACTGCCTCTTCAACATTAACTAAATCGATACGGCCTGCTTCTTTAAATTGTGAAATTGAATCTTTACCCTGTTTGACCATTTTTTGTACAACGCTAAGCACCTGCATATCATCCAATTCAATGCGTTCGTCAACTTCTCTTTGTTTGATTACCCCTAAAATCATGCGTATTGCTTTAAGGGTGGCTTTGTCTTTGGCTTTCATTGCTGATTTCATATCAGCAATAATGCGCGCCTTTAACTCAGACATAATAGCGAATTATAATACTTAGAATATAGGTCTAGTACATGCGCTTACGATGAACGCGATTTTTAGCCATTTCTTTGTGTGTTCTTTTAACAGCAGCGGCTTTCATGCGCTTATTAACCCAAGTTGGTTTTTCATAGAATTCTTTTTTTCTTACATCAATGATAACATCAGCTCTGTCACAGGTGCGACGAAAACGTCTAAGTGCGATGTCAAAAGGTTCGTTTTCTTTTACTTTAATTGAAGGCATATATTTTTCCTTTATGAGGCGGTAGTTTCAGCAGCTGCATCTGTCGTGGTTTCAAAGTCAACCAATTGGACAATTGCCATTGGGGCTTTATCACCAGTACGAAAACCAGCCTTCAAAATACGAATATAACCACCAGGACAATCTTTATAAAATGGTGCTAATTCGGTGAATAATTTAGCAACCATTGCATCGTCACGCAATTTTGAAAATGCATTACGACGATTGGCAACACTGTCAACTTTGGCTTTAGTAATTAAGGGCTCAACAACACGTCTAAGCTCTTTTGCTTTTGGCAAAGTTGTGCGAATGGTCTCATGTAAAAATAATGAGTTTGCCATATTTTTAAACATAGCCTTACGATGAGATGAGTTACGATTTAATCGTCTACCTGACTTTCTATGTCTCATGTCTTATTCCTTATTCACTCATTAAATCAACTGGCGGCCAATTTTCAATACTGGTACCTAAGTCAAGCTCTTTTTCAGTTAACACTTCTTTAATTTCATTAAGTGATTTACGACCTAAATTAGGGGTTCTTAGTAAATCTTGCTCAGATTTTTGAATTAAATCACCAATATAATAGATTTGTTCTGCCTTTAAACAGTTTGCACTACGCACGGTTAATTCTAACTCATCCACTGCTGCTAATAATTGTGGATCAAAATCTTCTGATGTTGGTAATGCCGTTTCTTCTTCTACTAGCTCTAACTCAACAAATGAAGACAATTGCTCTTGTAAGATTGTTGCTGCACGTTTAATGGCAACTTCTGCATTGACTGAACCATTAGTCTCAATCGTAATGTTTAATTTATCAAGATTAACTTTCTGCTTAACACGCGCCGCATCCACCGTGAAACTAACACGCCTAATGGGTGAAAAACTTGCATCTAACTGCATACCACCAATACTTGACGCTTCGTCAGTGCGTGACGTGGCAGTATCATAGCCAATACCAGTACTAATCTTAAGTGTCATACGCATATGACCTTCATCATTAATTGTTGCAATCACTTTATCAGGGTTAAATACCGTAATATCAACACCATTAGCCTCAATATCAGCCACTATAATTTCACACGGGCCTTTTTTGTCAATAACAACTTGCGCAGTTTCAGCTGTATTTAATGCAACCGACACTTCTTTAAGGTTAAGCAAGATATCTAATACATCTTCTTGCACACCATCAATTGTAGAAAACTCATGCATAACTCCATCAATGACAACTTCGGTCACAGCAGAGCCTGTCATAGAAGATAACAATGTTCTTCTTAGGGCATTGCCCAAAGTATGACCAAAACCTCGCTCAAGAGGCTCAAGAATTACTTTGAATTCATTAAGACCAGTTTGAGAAGACTCAACCAGCTTTGGCTTTAAAAAATTTCTTGCACTACCTTGCATAATTAATTCCTTATTTAGAATACAGTTCAACGATTAAATGTTCTTGAATATCTGATGGTAACTCATCACGAGCAGGAACATTTTTAAACACACCCTTAAGTGCTTTGTTATCAATATCAAGCCATTGTGGTTGAGTTGATTGTTCAGCCAATTCAAGTGCCAATTGAATACGGCTCTGCTTTTTAGCTTTTTCTCTAATTGAAATTTCATCATTAATGCTCACTTGGTAAGAAGGAATGTTAACAACCAAACCATTCACTAAAATAGATTTATGCGAAACCAGTTGTCTTGCCTCAGCACGTGTAGAACCAAAACCCATGCGATAAACAATATTATCCAAACGACACTCAAGTAGTGATAATAAATTTTCACCTGTAGAGCCTTTCTTTTGCGAAGCCTTTTTATAATATAGACGAAATTGCTTTTCTAAAATGCCATAGATACGTCTTACTTTTTGTTTTTCACGTAACTGTAACCCATACTCTGTACCCTTCTGACGACGTGCATTAGCACCGTGCATACCAGGAAGTTGAGTCACCTTACATTTAGAATCCAGTGATCTAATACCACTTTTAAGAAATAAGTCCGTGCCCTCGCGACGCGCTAATTTACAAGTAGGTCCAGTATATCTAGCCATAATTTATCCTTATACTCTACGTTTCTTAGAAGGACGACAGCCGTTATGAGGGAGTGGTGTCACATCTGTGATTGATTGAATTTTTAAACCTTGTGCGTTAAGACCGCGAATTGCTGGGTCTCTGCCAGGGCCTGGGCCTTTAACACGAACCTCTAAGTTTCTCATACCAAAAGCCAATGCTTTCTCACCACAACTGCCTGCAGCTACTTGTGCAGCAAACGGTGTGGACTTTCTTGAACCTCTAAAACCAGAGCCGCCTGAGGTCGCCCAACAAATTGCATTACCATGACGATCTGTAATCATTACAATGGTGTTATTAAACGTTGCATGAATGTGTGCAATACCATCAGTAATTACTTTTTTGGACTTCTTTTTTGTAGGTGTTTTAGCCATAATATCTGCCTATGATTATTTAATTAAACGACGAGGACCCTTGCGAGTTCTTGCGTTTGTTTTTGTTCTTTGACCACGTAGTGGCAGTGATTTTCTATGACGAACACCACGATAACAACCTAAGTCTTTAAGGCGTTTAATATCCATAACAACTTGACGACGAAGATCACCTTCAACTTCATACTTAGCAACTTCTGCACGAATTAATTCCAATTGATCTTCAGTAATATC harbors:
- a CDS encoding GatB/YqeY domain-containing protein, whose translation is MSELKARIIADMKSAMKAKDKATLKAIRMILGVIKQREVDERIELDDMQVLSVVQKMVKQGKDSISQFKEAGRIDLVNVEEAVLVVINNYMPEQLSDVEVNAAINKVIADIGASSMQDMGKLMGLLKSQLGGKTDMGVVSGLIRSKFS
- the rpsU gene encoding 30S ribosomal protein S21, producing the protein MPSIKVKENEPFDIALRRFRRTCDRADVIIDVRKKEFYEKPTWVNKRMKAAAVKRTHKEMAKNRVHRKRMY
- the rplQ gene encoding 50S ribosomal protein L17, whose product is MRHRKSGRRLNRNSSHRKAMFKNMANSLFLHETIRTTLPKAKELRRVVEPLITKAKVDSVANRRNAFSKLRDDAMVAKLFTELAPFYKDCPGGYIRILKAGFRTGDKAPMAIVQLVDFETTTDAAAETTAS
- a CDS encoding DNA-directed RNA polymerase subunit alpha translates to MQGSARNFLKPKLVESSQTGLNEFKVILEPLERGFGHTLGNALRRTLLSSMTGSAVTEVVIDGVMHEFSTIDGVQEDVLDILLNLKEVSVALNTAETAQVVIDKKGPCEIIVADIEANGVDITVFNPDKVIATINDEGHMRMTLKISTGIGYDTATSRTDEASSIGGMQLDASFSPIRRVSFTVDAARVKQKVNLDKLNITIETNGSVNAEVAIKRAATILQEQLSSFVELELVEEETALPTSEDFDPQLLAAVDELELTVRSANCLKAEQIYYIGDLIQKSEQDLLRTPNLGRKSLNEIKEVLTEKELDLGTSIENWPPVDLMSE
- the rpsD gene encoding 30S ribosomal protein S4: MARYTGPTCKLARREGTDLFLKSGIRSLDSKCKVTQLPGMHGANARRQKGTEYGLQLREKQKVRRIYGILEKQFRLYYKKASQKKGSTGENLLSLLECRLDNIVYRMGFGSTRAEARQLVSHKSILVNGLVVNIPSYQVSINDEISIREKAKKQSRIQLALELAEQSTQPQWLDIDNKALKGVFKNVPARDELPSDIQEHLIVELYSK
- the rpsK gene encoding 30S ribosomal protein S11 — protein: MAKTPTKKKSKKVITDGIAHIHATFNNTIVMITDRHGNAICWATSGGSGFRGSRKSTPFAAQVAAGSCGEKALAFGMRNLEVRVKGPGPGRDPAIRGLNAQGLKIQSITDVTPLPHNGCRPSKKRRV
- the rpsM gene encoding 30S ribosomal protein S13 is translated as MARIAGINIPIHKHIVIGLQSILGIGDTTAKAICMTLKLDPATKVIDITEDQLELIRAEVAKYEVEGDLRRQVVMDIKRLKDLGCYRGVRHRKSLPLRGQRTKTNARTRKGPRRLIK